The following are encoded in a window of Candidatus Microthrix parvicella Bio17-1 genomic DNA:
- a CDS encoding Rne/Rng family ribonuclease, producing the protein MADTGPTSSPVPRKPQIGDSIPAKVVAERSSTNTESSSGGGGSTSGGAGSSGKSRRRSRGSGGGAASSQPADGGGDSTNASSGGPGSDGGASNSAPTKGGGGGDQSSAGRTQGGSPGGQPKKRRRRRGGKGKGGGGGSPINPVEAVLTDDAGPIELDEATMEQRRGRHRNGQAVGRYQMNIHVTPEATHVAVMEGRQLIEHYVSRQADDDTQIHGNVYIGRVENVLPGMEAAFVDIATPKNAVVYRSDVIVPEGKSKKSARIEEILKARQLILCQVTKNPIAHKGARLTQEVSLPGRFVVLVPNSSTYGISKRLPDDERKRLRKILDKAKPSQHGVIVRTAAQNITAEEIQRDVARLLRQWDQIEALAAKQTRPALLYREPDVATRIVREEFNADYRSVVIDDRSLFDELSEYVASVSPALADRIQYYDPAAEGLSLFERHHVYEQLHKALDRKVWLPSGGSLIIEGTEALTVIDVNTGRNVGKSSLEETVFRNNLEAAVEVARQLRLRDIGGIIVIDFVDMDVKKHRDEVLKTFKAALARDKTRTHVAPISDLGLVEMTRKRIGEGLLESFADRCESCEGRGMTLPEHLLG; encoded by the coding sequence ATGGCCGACACAGGCCCAACTTCATCCCCCGTTCCCCGCAAGCCGCAGATCGGAGACTCGATACCGGCGAAGGTGGTGGCTGAACGCAGCAGTACCAACACCGAATCGTCCTCCGGCGGAGGTGGAAGCACGTCGGGAGGCGCCGGCTCGTCCGGCAAGTCTCGCCGGAGGTCGCGAGGCTCCGGCGGCGGCGCTGCCTCGTCGCAGCCCGCAGACGGAGGCGGCGACTCGACCAACGCCTCTTCCGGTGGACCGGGTTCCGACGGTGGGGCCTCGAACTCGGCTCCGACCAAGGGCGGTGGTGGTGGTGACCAGTCGTCGGCAGGCCGGACCCAGGGCGGATCGCCCGGTGGCCAGCCCAAGAAGCGGCGGCGCCGACGTGGCGGCAAGGGCAAGGGCGGCGGAGGCGGCTCGCCCATCAACCCGGTTGAGGCGGTGCTCACCGACGACGCCGGGCCCATCGAGCTCGATGAGGCCACGATGGAGCAACGTCGCGGCCGGCATCGAAATGGTCAGGCGGTCGGTCGGTATCAGATGAATATCCACGTCACTCCGGAGGCCACCCACGTGGCCGTCATGGAGGGGCGCCAGCTCATCGAGCACTACGTGTCACGTCAAGCCGATGACGACACCCAGATCCACGGCAACGTGTACATCGGTCGTGTGGAGAACGTGCTGCCGGGCATGGAGGCGGCATTCGTTGACATCGCGACGCCAAAGAACGCGGTCGTGTATCGCAGCGATGTCATCGTGCCCGAAGGCAAGTCCAAGAAGTCGGCCAGAATCGAGGAGATTCTGAAGGCCCGGCAGCTGATCCTGTGTCAGGTCACGAAGAACCCCATTGCCCACAAGGGGGCTCGGCTCACCCAGGAGGTGTCACTGCCCGGCCGGTTCGTGGTGCTGGTGCCCAACTCCAGCACCTATGGCATCTCCAAGCGACTTCCCGACGACGAACGCAAGCGGTTGCGCAAGATCCTCGACAAGGCCAAACCCTCCCAGCACGGCGTGATCGTCCGAACCGCCGCTCAGAACATCACCGCCGAGGAGATCCAGCGGGACGTGGCGCGCCTGCTGCGCCAGTGGGACCAGATCGAGGCGCTGGCGGCCAAGCAAACACGGCCGGCATTGCTCTACCGGGAGCCGGATGTGGCCACCCGCATTGTCCGCGAGGAGTTCAACGCCGACTACCGTTCGGTGGTGATTGACGATCGGTCACTGTTCGACGAGTTGTCGGAGTACGTGGCGTCGGTGTCGCCCGCGCTCGCAGACCGTATCCAGTACTACGACCCTGCCGCAGAGGGGCTGTCGCTGTTCGAGCGCCACCACGTCTACGAGCAACTGCACAAGGCGCTCGATCGCAAGGTGTGGCTGCCCTCCGGCGGTTCCCTCATCATCGAGGGCACCGAGGCCCTGACCGTGATCGATGTGAACACCGGCCGCAACGTCGGGAAGTCGTCCCTGGAGGAGACGGTGTTCCGCAACAACCTGGAAGCAGCGGTGGAGGTGGCCCGCCAGTTGCGGTTGCGCGACATCGGCGGCATCATCGTGATCGATTTCGTCGACATGGACGTGAAAAAGCATCGCGACGAGGTGCTGAAGACTTTCAAGGCCGCCCTGGCCCGCGACAAAACCCGCACCCACGTGGCGCCCATCTCCGACCTGGGCCTGGTGGAGATGACCCGCAAGCGCATCGGGGAGGGGCTGCTGGAGAGCTTCGCCGATCGTTGTGAAAGCTGTGAGGGTCGCGGCATGACCCTGCCGGAGCATCTGCTTGGCTGA
- a CDS encoding ComF family protein, with translation MLCHRNGPSPCAACVDALRPLAAGGLEPLPNGLDGAAALCRYEGIATGLVTSLKFRHHRDAVGAIGAALAVMGGPWLEQATICWVPAAPANRARRGFDQGELLATATARAASDRLGQRIPSRALLRREPSDLGESGQTPGQTGRTRVERLVGPVLRPTMAVPHRVVVIDDVTTTGTSLERAAMALRSAGAGEVYALCVAATPVGATVSRVDDADDGDRARRPGSPHR, from the coding sequence GTGTTGTGTCATCGGAACGGGCCCAGCCCGTGCGCGGCCTGTGTTGATGCGCTGAGGCCGCTGGCGGCCGGCGGGTTGGAGCCGCTTCCCAACGGCTTGGACGGCGCTGCGGCGCTGTGCCGGTACGAGGGCATCGCCACCGGTTTGGTGACGTCGCTGAAGTTTCGGCACCACCGCGATGCGGTTGGTGCCATCGGCGCGGCATTGGCGGTGATGGGCGGCCCGTGGCTGGAGCAGGCAACCATCTGTTGGGTCCCGGCGGCGCCCGCCAATCGAGCTCGCCGAGGATTTGATCAAGGCGAGCTGCTGGCAACGGCCACCGCGCGGGCAGCATCCGACCGACTGGGACAACGAATCCCATCTCGGGCGCTGTTGAGGCGTGAGCCGTCGGACCTCGGAGAATCTGGCCAAACCCCGGGACAAACGGGTCGAACCCGGGTTGAACGCCTGGTTGGACCGGTTCTGCGGCCCACCATGGCGGTGCCTCACCGTGTGGTCGTGATCGATGATGTCACCACCACGGGTACCAGCCTGGAGCGGGCGGCCATGGCGCTGCGTTCCGCCGGTGCCGGTGAGGTCTATGCCCTGTGCGTTGCTGCCACCCCTGTTGGCGCCACGGTCTCGAGGGTTGATGATGCCGATGATGGGGACCGAGCGAGGAGACCTGGGTCACCGCATCGGTAG
- a CDS encoding TIGR03936 family radical SAM-associated protein has product MRVRIRYTVTGRIRFLGHRDVARAWERALRRAGQPVAYSEGFSPRPKLHFGLALSVGHESLAEYVDVDFAGPVDVVMLPTALSPHLPVGIDAVGAVAIQRADGSLQSIVDACTWQLMCSNVATETLAQRAAELMAATELPATVTRKGKPVAWDLRPIIIALDVAPDDGASLLTVELATAPRGIRISELLAAFEPLEFSARVTRLNQWTTTDGSRTEPVPMPHLVSHALKRAS; this is encoded by the coding sequence GTGAGAGTGCGAATTCGTTACACCGTCACCGGACGAATCCGGTTTCTGGGTCATCGAGACGTTGCACGTGCGTGGGAGCGCGCGCTGCGTCGTGCCGGACAGCCGGTGGCCTACTCCGAGGGATTCTCCCCCCGTCCCAAGTTGCACTTTGGCTTGGCACTGTCGGTGGGTCACGAATCGCTCGCCGAATACGTCGACGTCGACTTCGCTGGACCGGTGGATGTCGTCATGCTGCCGACGGCGTTGTCGCCCCACCTCCCGGTGGGCATCGACGCAGTTGGTGCCGTGGCCATTCAGCGAGCCGACGGGTCGTTGCAATCAATCGTCGACGCCTGTACCTGGCAATTGATGTGCAGCAACGTTGCGACCGAGACTCTGGCGCAACGGGCGGCCGAACTGATGGCCGCCACCGAACTGCCTGCGACGGTGACCCGCAAGGGCAAACCGGTGGCGTGGGACCTTCGACCCATCATCATTGCACTTGATGTTGCCCCCGATGATGGCGCAAGCCTGCTCACAGTCGAGCTGGCGACCGCCCCACGCGGCATCCGAATCTCCGAGCTGCTGGCGGCCTTTGAACCGCTGGAGTTCTCGGCCCGGGTGACGCGACTCAACCAATGGACGACCACCGATGGGAGCCGCACCGAACCGGTGCCGATGCCCCATCTGGTGAGCCACGCTCTCAAGCGTGCGTCATGA
- the rodA gene encoding rod shape-determining protein RodA: MSVQPGFGYSPRAPLRVRTPDMTAAWRHVDWLIVGAVTALTLIGFALVHSASRQFATGSLLPRQLVFALMSAGIVAAVAALDYRRIIAHAHWVYLAAMGLLAAVLVPGVSKTVNGTQGWFDLGVFQFQPAETAKLASIVALAALLGGDRITSRPLRLVACLSLVGLPMAMVLLQPDLGSALVFLFIGAGIMFVGGIRGRYLAVLAAVAVLGVVGILNSGALDQYQQDRITTFVQERCPASEDACYNVQQAQIAVSSGGLTGYGYGRGPQTTGRFVPEQQTDFIFTVAGEEFGFVGSVAILGLYAVLIWRMWYAAMVAPDQQGRLLCVGVMCMMMFHLFENVGMSIGMMPVTGIPLPFISYGGSSLITMFAAVGLVLNVHMRKWDVS, from the coding sequence ATGAGTGTGCAACCCGGGTTCGGGTACAGCCCGAGGGCGCCCCTGCGCGTCCGTACGCCCGACATGACGGCTGCCTGGCGGCACGTCGACTGGCTGATCGTCGGGGCGGTCACAGCGCTGACCCTCATTGGGTTTGCACTGGTGCACTCGGCCAGCAGGCAGTTTGCGACCGGGTCGCTCCTGCCTCGTCAGTTGGTGTTTGCCCTCATGTCGGCCGGCATCGTCGCAGCCGTTGCGGCGCTCGACTACCGCCGTATCATCGCCCACGCCCACTGGGTGTATCTGGCGGCGATGGGCCTCCTGGCGGCGGTGCTGGTTCCCGGCGTTTCCAAAACCGTCAACGGCACCCAGGGCTGGTTCGACCTGGGCGTGTTCCAGTTCCAGCCCGCCGAGACCGCCAAGTTGGCCAGCATCGTCGCCCTGGCGGCGTTGCTCGGCGGCGATCGCATCACCAGCCGTCCGCTGCGTCTGGTGGCCTGCCTGTCGCTGGTCGGGCTGCCGATGGCCATGGTGCTGCTGCAGCCGGACCTGGGGTCGGCCCTGGTGTTTCTTTTCATTGGCGCCGGCATCATGTTCGTCGGCGGTATTCGTGGCCGTTATCTGGCGGTCCTCGCCGCGGTGGCGGTGCTCGGCGTGGTGGGCATCCTCAACTCAGGTGCGCTGGATCAGTATCAGCAGGACCGGATCACGACTTTTGTCCAGGAGCGGTGCCCCGCCTCGGAGGATGCCTGCTACAACGTGCAGCAGGCCCAGATAGCGGTGTCGTCGGGCGGTCTCACCGGCTACGGCTATGGCAGGGGGCCCCAGACAACCGGTCGATTCGTACCCGAGCAGCAGACCGACTTCATCTTCACCGTGGCCGGCGAGGAGTTTGGGTTTGTCGGTTCGGTGGCCATCCTCGGGCTGTACGCGGTCTTGATCTGGCGCATGTGGTACGCCGCCATGGTCGCTCCCGACCAGCAGGGCCGGTTGCTGTGCGTGGGTGTGATGTGCATGATGATGTTCCACCTGTTTGAGAACGTCGGGATGAGTATCGGGATGATGCCGGTCACCGGTATCCCACTGCCGTTCATCAGCTACGGGGGATCGTCCCTGATCACGATGTTTGCGGCGGTCGGTCTGGTGCTCAACGTGCACATGCGCAAGTGGGACGTGTCCTGA
- the secA gene encoding preprotein translocase subunit SecA, with protein sequence MGILDKILHAGEGRKLRALSDLVPDIGALEPEMEALSDDELAATTADFRNRLNNGEQLDNLVIESFAVVRETARRVIGQRHYDVQLMGGAALHFGWIAEMKTGEGKTLVSTLPVYLNGLTGKGVHVVTVNEYLAKRDAEWMGQVHGFLGLDIGMVLPNQNDPVHKRAQYACDITYGTNNEFGFDYLRDNMALSRGEQVQRGFNYCIVDEVDSILIDEARTPLIISGQVTDAAKLYYRFAAVVRALKRDEDYEVDEEKRQVSPLEPGIEKVEKALGVENLYDDPTANFVHQLTVALKAKELYHRDKDYLVSQGQVKIVDEFTGRVLEGRRWSEGLHQAVEAKEGVRIKEENQTLATVTLQNYFRMYEKLGGMTGTAVTEAAEFMGTYGLQVVPIPTHKPLARADEGDLIFKGEAGKFSAVADDIEERIATGQPVLVGTVSVEKSEVLSRELEKRGIAHEVLNAKQHTREAEVVAQAGRLGGVTVATNMAGRGVDIILGGNPEGLAERDLAGKELDPDSEEGQAFLQERVDHWAAEVKAEGDKVRELGGLYVLGTERHESRRIDNQLRGRSGRQGDPGESRFYLSLEDELMRIFATGAIQFVMGKDWPEDVPIEAKMVSKAIERAQNTVETRNGEIRKNVLKYDEVMNEQRKVIYRRRDQVLDGLDLRDEALEALADAVDTSIRTYCVSEFSEEWDLKGLLAEIGTFWPTELTEDALAAAVSTDEVYDLLMGEANGQYHAREESLGEDTMRDIERQVMLRIIDARWRDHLREMDHLEDGIGLRAMGQRDPLTEWQREGYGMFEQLIHTIAQEFVKYLMHVNVVREEPTEAQVGNIQTQGPSDPSDTSGTPKVATMASGEGANTAQEQGEGAAQAEPEQAQPVVKSEWDKTPRNGPCPCGSGKKFKKCHGSPAGAG encoded by the coding sequence ATGGGAATCCTTGACAAAATCCTCCACGCCGGTGAAGGCCGCAAGCTGCGCGCCCTGTCCGACCTCGTCCCTGATATCGGCGCACTCGAGCCGGAGATGGAGGCGTTGTCCGACGACGAACTCGCTGCCACCACCGCCGACTTCCGCAACCGCCTCAACAACGGGGAGCAGCTCGACAACCTGGTGATCGAGTCGTTCGCCGTCGTGCGGGAGACCGCACGCCGGGTGATCGGCCAACGGCACTACGACGTGCAGTTGATGGGTGGCGCAGCCCTGCACTTCGGTTGGATCGCAGAGATGAAGACCGGTGAGGGCAAGACCCTGGTCTCCACCCTGCCGGTGTACCTCAACGGACTGACCGGCAAGGGCGTCCACGTGGTGACGGTCAACGAGTACCTCGCCAAACGCGATGCCGAGTGGATGGGCCAGGTCCACGGCTTTCTCGGCCTCGACATTGGCATGGTGTTGCCGAATCAGAACGACCCGGTGCACAAGCGGGCACAGTATGCCTGCGACATCACCTATGGCACCAACAACGAGTTTGGTTTCGACTATCTGCGCGACAACATGGCGCTGTCCCGTGGCGAGCAGGTGCAGCGGGGGTTCAACTACTGCATCGTGGATGAGGTGGACTCGATCCTCATCGACGAGGCCAGGACGCCGCTGATCATCTCCGGGCAGGTCACCGACGCGGCCAAGCTGTACTACCGCTTCGCAGCGGTGGTGCGCGCGCTGAAGCGCGACGAGGACTACGAGGTGGACGAAGAGAAGCGGCAGGTGTCGCCCCTCGAACCCGGCATCGAAAAGGTGGAGAAGGCGCTGGGCGTCGAGAACCTGTACGACGACCCCACCGCCAACTTTGTGCACCAATTGACCGTGGCGCTGAAGGCCAAGGAGCTGTACCACCGCGATAAGGACTACCTGGTGTCGCAGGGCCAGGTGAAGATCGTCGACGAGTTCACCGGCCGTGTGCTGGAGGGCCGTCGCTGGTCTGAGGGCCTCCACCAGGCGGTCGAAGCCAAGGAGGGGGTGCGCATCAAGGAGGAAAACCAGACCTTGGCCACCGTCACCCTGCAGAACTACTTCCGCATGTACGAAAAGCTGGGCGGCATGACCGGTACTGCGGTCACCGAGGCTGCCGAGTTCATGGGTACCTATGGGCTGCAGGTGGTTCCGATTCCGACCCACAAGCCGCTCGCCCGAGCAGATGAGGGCGACCTGATCTTCAAGGGTGAGGCCGGCAAGTTTTCGGCGGTGGCCGACGACATCGAGGAGCGCATCGCCACCGGGCAGCCGGTGTTGGTGGGCACCGTCTCGGTGGAGAAGTCGGAGGTGCTTTCACGAGAACTTGAAAAGCGGGGCATCGCTCACGAGGTGCTCAACGCCAAGCAGCACACCCGTGAGGCCGAGGTGGTGGCACAGGCCGGCCGGCTCGGCGGGGTGACCGTGGCCACCAACATGGCCGGTCGAGGCGTGGACATCATCCTCGGTGGTAACCCCGAGGGCCTGGCCGAGCGTGATCTGGCAGGGAAGGAACTCGATCCTGACTCGGAGGAGGGCCAGGCCTTCCTGCAGGAGCGTGTCGACCATTGGGCCGCCGAGGTCAAGGCCGAGGGCGACAAGGTGCGTGAGCTGGGTGGCCTGTATGTGCTGGGCACCGAGCGACACGAAAGCCGCCGCATCGACAACCAGCTGCGCGGCCGTTCCGGCCGTCAGGGTGACCCGGGGGAGAGCCGCTTCTACCTGTCGCTCGAGGACGAGCTGATGCGCATCTTCGCCACCGGCGCCATCCAGTTCGTGATGGGTAAGGACTGGCCCGAGGACGTCCCGATCGAGGCCAAAATGGTCTCGAAGGCAATCGAGCGGGCCCAGAACACCGTGGAGACCCGCAACGGTGAGATCCGCAAGAACGTGCTGAAGTACGACGAGGTGATGAACGAACAGCGGAAGGTGATCTACCGCCGCCGTGACCAGGTGCTCGATGGCCTGGATCTCCGCGACGAGGCGCTTGAGGCACTGGCCGACGCCGTCGACACCTCGATCCGCACGTATTGCGTGTCGGAGTTCTCCGAGGAGTGGGACCTGAAGGGTCTGTTGGCTGAGATCGGCACGTTCTGGCCCACAGAGCTGACCGAGGATGCACTCGCGGCGGCCGTTTCCACCGATGAGGTGTACGACCTGTTGATGGGTGAGGCCAACGGGCAGTACCACGCCCGCGAGGAGAGCCTCGGCGAAGACACGATGCGCGATATTGAGCGTCAGGTGATGCTGCGCATCATCGACGCCCGCTGGCGTGACCACCTGCGCGAAATGGATCACTTGGAGGACGGCATCGGCCTGCGCGCCATGGGCCAGCGCGACCCGCTCACCGAGTGGCAGCGTGAGGGCTACGGGATGTTCGAGCAGCTGATCCACACGATTGCTCAAGAGTTCGTCAAGTACCTGATGCACGTCAACGTGGTGCGTGAAGAGCCCACAGAGGCACAGGTCGGCAACATCCAGACGCAGGGACCAAGCGACCCAAGCGACACCTCCGGCACCCCCAAGGTGGCCACGATGGCAAGCGGCGAAGGCGCCAACACTGCTCAGGAACAGGGCGAAGGTGCTGCGCAGGCAGAGCCGGAGCAGGCTCAGCCCGTGGTGAAGAGTGAGTGGGACAAGACACCTCGCAACGGTCCTTGCCCGTGCGGCAGCGGCAAGAAGTTCAAGAAGTGTCACGGGTCGCCCGCAGGCGCCGGCTGA
- the rpmA gene encoding 50S ribosomal protein L27, protein MSKTKGGGSTKNGRDSNSQRLGVKVYAGTEVTAGSIIVRQRGTRIHAGENVGRGKDDTLFALSDGTVRFDQRRNRKLVDVLTAE, encoded by the coding sequence ATGTCAAAGACCAAGGGCGGCGGTTCAACCAAGAACGGCCGCGATTCCAATAGTCAGCGCCTCGGCGTCAAGGTGTATGCAGGTACCGAGGTGACCGCAGGGTCGATCATCGTGCGCCAGCGTGGCACCCGCATCCATGCGGGAGAGAACGTGGGTCGTGGTAAGGACGACACCTTGTTCGCTCTTTCCGACGGCACCGTGCGCTTCGACCAGCGCCGCAACCGCAAGCTGGTCGACGTTCTCACCGCTGAGTAG
- the rplU gene encoding 50S ribosomal protein L21 produces the protein MYAVIKTGGKQYRVQEGQRLDVERLNEDGDDVSLTPVMLVDGETVLATPDQLDGVSVSARIVGEGRGKKIDGFTYKNKSNNRRRYGHRQSFSTIEIVGISR, from the coding sequence ATGTATGCAGTCATCAAGACCGGCGGTAAGCAGTACCGCGTTCAAGAGGGCCAACGGCTCGACGTCGAACGGCTCAACGAGGATGGGGACGACGTCTCCCTGACCCCGGTCATGCTGGTGGACGGCGAGACCGTGCTGGCCACCCCCGACCAACTGGACGGCGTCAGCGTGTCGGCACGCATCGTCGGCGAAGGTCGTGGCAAGAAGATCGACGGCTTCACGTATAAGAACAAGAGCAACAACCGGCGTCGCTATGGCCACCGGCAGAGCTTCTCCACCATCGAAATCGTCGGCATCAGCCGCTGA
- a CDS encoding TIGR03960 family B12-binding radical SAM protein gives MSSIWSSLEPLLERVQRPARYIGLEDGAILPSYDDEGAPGRVSWLLTYPDSYEIGLPNQGLQILCEILNERQDACAERAYAPWVDLEAELRAAGLPLFSVGTHRPANEFDVIAFNLSAELTFTNVLNCIDLADVPLRAADRTASHPLVGAGGHCTTNPEPLADFLDFVVLGDGEEVVGELTEVIGCWKRSSSDDRQALLEELATVEGVYVPSLYEPIYSAEGDLVETVPLAASAPDVIEKRTVADLAAWPYPRNQLVPLTEVVHDRLNVEVFRGCTRGCRFCQAGMITRPVRERPAEQVRAMISNGLARTGYDEVALTSLSTADFSGIQPVVDGIMSDPISAGQVSVSLPSLRVDAFTVGLATSIRQGRRTGLTFAPEAGTWRMRQIINKLIREEDLYEAVESAYSEGWRRMKLYFLTGLPSETDEDTLGIATLARKCVEIGKKYHKYPSVTVSVGGFVPKSNTPFQWFGQNTVTELQRKIYLLRDELRRDHGVQLKWHDPKTTLIEGVFSRGDRRLGDVLESVWRTGGTFQEWTEYFELERWETALAEAGLSPEYYANRHRHIDEALPWDHLSAGLHKDFLAQDWADALAEVGLPDCRWTPCYDCGACTGYGIEHVVASAVPPAGGSQGTGQNVTSDLGAVPVMLGASASVRAPVGVTP, from the coding sequence ATGTCGTCGATTTGGAGTTCCCTTGAACCGTTGCTCGAGCGGGTGCAGCGCCCCGCTCGCTACATCGGTCTGGAGGACGGCGCGATCCTTCCCAGCTACGACGACGAGGGTGCCCCCGGCCGCGTGTCGTGGTTGCTGACCTATCCCGACAGCTACGAGATCGGGTTGCCAAATCAGGGTCTGCAGATCCTGTGCGAGATACTCAACGAGCGCCAGGACGCCTGCGCTGAACGTGCCTACGCCCCCTGGGTTGACCTGGAGGCCGAGCTTCGTGCCGCCGGTCTGCCGCTGTTCTCTGTGGGCACTCACCGCCCCGCAAACGAGTTTGACGTCATCGCGTTCAACCTGTCCGCCGAGCTCACGTTCACCAACGTGCTCAACTGCATCGACCTGGCCGACGTGCCCCTGCGTGCCGCCGATCGGACTGCATCGCATCCTCTGGTCGGCGCCGGTGGTCATTGCACCACCAATCCAGAACCACTGGCCGACTTCCTCGACTTTGTGGTGTTGGGCGACGGGGAGGAGGTGGTGGGCGAACTCACCGAGGTGATCGGCTGTTGGAAGCGCTCGAGCTCGGACGACAGGCAGGCGCTTCTGGAGGAACTTGCCACGGTCGAGGGCGTCTACGTGCCGTCGCTGTACGAGCCGATCTATTCGGCTGAGGGCGACCTGGTGGAGACCGTGCCGTTGGCGGCCTCCGCACCCGACGTGATCGAGAAGCGCACGGTGGCCGATCTTGCGGCGTGGCCCTATCCCCGCAATCAGTTGGTGCCGCTCACCGAGGTGGTGCACGACCGGCTGAACGTGGAGGTCTTTCGGGGCTGCACCCGTGGCTGCCGGTTCTGTCAGGCGGGCATGATCACCCGCCCGGTGCGGGAGCGCCCGGCCGAGCAGGTGCGAGCAATGATCTCGAACGGGCTGGCTCGCACCGGTTACGACGAGGTGGCACTGACCTCGCTGTCGACCGCCGATTTCTCGGGCATCCAGCCGGTGGTGGACGGCATCATGTCCGACCCGATCTCTGCCGGACAGGTCTCGGTGTCGTTGCCCAGCCTTCGGGTGGATGCGTTCACGGTGGGTCTGGCCACGTCGATCCGCCAGGGTCGTCGCACCGGGCTGACGTTCGCCCCCGAGGCGGGCACGTGGCGCATGCGCCAGATCATCAACAAGTTGATCCGGGAGGAAGACCTCTACGAGGCCGTCGAGTCGGCCTATTCCGAGGGATGGCGGCGTATGAAGCTGTACTTCCTCACCGGGCTTCCGTCTGAGACCGATGAGGACACCCTCGGTATTGCGACGTTGGCCCGCAAGTGCGTTGAGATCGGGAAGAAGTACCACAAGTACCCGTCGGTCACCGTGTCGGTGGGCGGGTTCGTACCCAAGTCGAACACGCCGTTCCAGTGGTTCGGTCAGAATACGGTCACCGAACTGCAACGCAAGATCTACCTGCTTCGTGATGAACTGCGACGCGATCACGGCGTACAACTGAAGTGGCATGATCCAAAGACCACCCTGATCGAGGGGGTGTTCAGCCGGGGAGACCGCCGGTTGGGTGATGTGCTGGAGTCGGTCTGGCGTACCGGCGGCACTTTTCAGGAATGGACGGAATACTTCGAGCTCGAACGCTGGGAGACCGCGCTGGCCGAAGCCGGGCTCAGCCCCGAGTACTACGCCAACCGCCACCGTCATATCGACGAGGCGCTGCCATGGGATCACCTGTCCGCCGGTCTCCACAAGGATTTTCTCGCCCAGGACTGGGCCGACGCGCTTGCGGAGGTCGGCCTGCCCGATTGCCGCTGGACGCCGTGCTACGACTGTGGCGCGTGCACCGGCTACGGCATCGAGCACGTCGTCGCCTCGGCCGTGCCGCCTGCGGGCGGCAGTCAGGGCACCGGGCAGAACGTCACATCGGATCTGGGCGCTGTGCCGGTGATGCTTGGCGCCTCCGCCTCCGTTCGTGCACCTGTTGGGGTCACCCCGTGA